The Montipora capricornis isolate CH-2021 chromosome 1, ASM3666992v2, whole genome shotgun sequence genome contains a region encoding:
- the LOC138050737 gene encoding D(1)-like dopamine receptor encodes MNNTTNATDIPEYESDGSWWDWNTFFLAFFIIVMIVTIFGNSLVCIAIYVDRRLHSPTNWFIASLAVSDFLYASASLPFRILPNVIIIQDVWICKAWIWVDMACAAASIANLVVISVDRHLKITKPFVYRTKMTNLRSGLAIGGVWLYAATLSTLSIIAWPGARGVRLSPHGLCSNINKTFYTVVNIVAFLFPLIVLVTCYSIILRTIWIQFKRRQHMSANFSSKEDRHTRKSVRREFKVTKTIAIVLLTFTLCWAPFFIVFTIQQYDMSIMRHIPEVLFKLIVMILPNLNSTLNPIIYAYFNTEFRSAFENVRAKIFPL; translated from the coding sequence AATATGAATCTGACGGCTCTTGGTGGGATTGGAATacattttttttagcctttttcattattgtaatgattgtgaccatatttggaaacaGCTTAGTTTGTATCGCGATATACGTCGACCGGCGTCTCCACAGCCCTACAAACTGGTTTATTGCGTCTCTTGCAGTAAGTGACTTCCTATATGCATCTGCGAGCCTACCCTTTCGTATCCTCCCCAATGTAATCATCATACAAGATGTTTGGATCTGCAAGGCATGGATTTGGGTGGACATGGCTTGTGCGGCAGCATCCATCGCCAATCTGGTAGTGATCTCAGTTGACAGACACTTGAAAATTACCAAACCTTTTGTTTATCGTACAAAGATGACAAACTTGCGCTCGGGTTTGGCCATTGGCGGTGTGTGGCTGTACGCGGCCACATTGTCGACGCTTTCCATTATCGCTTGGCCTGGAGCGCGAGGCGTTCGATTGAGCCCTCACGGCTTATGTTCGAATATCAACAAAACATTCTACACGGTAGTGAACATAGTAGCTTTTCTGTTCCCACTTATTGTGCTCGTGACTTGCTACAGCATAATTTTGCGCACTATCTGGATTCAGTTCAAAAGAAGGCAGCACATGAGTGCCAACTTCAGCAGCAAGGAAGACAGGCATACACGAAAGAGCGTGCGGCGGGAATTCAAAGTCACTAAGACAATTGCCATTGTCCTGTTGACTTTCACTTTGTGTTGGGCCCCATTTTTTATCGTGTTCACTATTCAACAGTATGATATGTCTATAATGAGACACATTCCGGAAGTTCTCTTTAAACTGATCGTCATGATTCTACCAAACTTAAACAGTACTTTAAATCCGATCATTTACGCGTACTTTAATACTGAATTCCGGAGCGCATTTGAAAAtgttcgcgcgaaaatcttcccactttga